The segment CATACGGAGCTTTAatagtttcttatttattaatctacACACATTAACGACTATAGTACCTATTAACGTAGTTTATTGAGCGAGAAACGGTAAACACACTTGGTCAGTGCATACAAAATCTTAAGCATTTTAAATCAAACCGTTTATCTAATGACGTTTAAATGCTTGTTCGTCTTGGTTACAGTAATTAGTAATCAGTAATGACATTTGTTCAATGTCATTCATTCTTTGTATATTAGCAAAGCATGatgtcgtctgcccgtgatcacggttgctgaaaagtaaccgtaacgtcgggattatgttgttttaaaataataaaatccgcgtagtatatccgaaatatattagtttcatttaaatgaataaaactcgcgaaagtcttagatgtcATTAAACTATGATGTGTCAGTTGTTAGTCATAGACACATTGTCTTGATGTCATCTATAGATTAAACACAAACAGTAGATATGTTcagttcattttattatttcactttatacatatgtttataaggTTACTATATAACAAGTTAAACCAATAAaagattatcataaaaaatattttggtctgTCTTTGCTTATTACTTCTAATTTCTTAACGGTTGTATCGATTTTGAAAGAACTTTCAATGCTAGATAGTTGATGTAATGAAAAGTAGCACAAGCTACCTCTGTCTTTAAACATGTACctattactattaatattgaaattaataagaaaaaatagcACGATGAAGTCGCGGGCACCACtagtttattaattcaataggAGTAAACCACGCTAATACCCGACAAATTACTTCGGATAACATTAAAGATATGTGTCACCAGAAAtgcggtaatttttttttaagtgatagtttttattgaattttacttAGGTATCCGTAAATTTGTATCGGGTGTATGTTTATTACTtagttacagaaaaaaaaatgctatatcTTAGATGCCATCGATGTAcgaatactataaaatataaatagtttacattttatagatttttttttatataaacatcctGTTACGTGGATAATAAGTTCCACAAATCATTAGTGAATGAGGAGAGGGAGAAgtgtgattaatattttgctgaaaataaatgacatcGAGATCTatgactttcgcgagttttattcatttaaatgaaactaatatttttcggataaactacgcgtgatttatcgTGATTTCTCGTcggcccgtgatcacggttgctgaaaagtaaccgaaacgtcgggagtatgtagttttttactaaatatatcaagcgtagtttatccgaaaaatattagtttcatttaaataaacgacatatcatttaaaaagttaaaattgcgTAATGACTTACGCAATTGGTTACGTTAAAccattttaagtatattgttAAGTAAAGAATAATGTAATGAATAGTAAACGAAGTTAGTGTTACGCTTTATGACATTACACAACACAGGAACGCACTGAGAGAGAGCGTTGCCtaaaacaaattgatttagttattataatgagatctaagattttcgcgagttttattcatttaaatgaaactagtattattcggatatactacgcggattttattatttaataaaatcgagatctcgtctacccgtgatcacggttgctgcaaagtaaccgaaacgtcgggattatgtagtttaaataataaaatccgcgcagtatatccgaatagtactagtttcatttaattgatttagttattgctttatgatatattaatatggatTTAAATTCATTGATGTAAGATAAACCAAAAGAAAGCAGTTTCTacgataaacataaaattattcatatccTTGTaccgttaaaattataattatacgaCCAAGaacgtattaattaataaagaaatagctTAGCAGCCtctttttagaattttaactattttgattgtaggctttatgtatataaaatagttatttttggtGTAAAAACAGCAGTCTGCATGAGTAATCTTATTCCGTTTGACTCGAAACCGGAATAGAAACGTCATGGTTACCAGAATTTTGCATCGTCAGCTACACGCGATGCTCGTGCaggtttttcattcatacaaTTTAGCacattgttattgtttttttatttatgctaaaggtggcaaacgagcagacggcctacctgatggaggtagttaCCGTCGCTCATGGACGTCCGCAACATAGTTTTGTGGTTGCATTACCACCCTTGATTGGTGGGAACGGGGAAAGAGGGAGCGGCGccctcactcatcggacgaaagcAGCCATTAAAGTCAAcctcacgccgatcttctgtgagagggtactcatccggtcgagccagcccatgttcgagcagTCGTTACATGACCACACCTAGGCTCTATCACCttgacaattataatattagcgTTGGTTGTTGAATGTGAAATAAGAAATGTAGACATGTGGGAAGTTACTGGCAGGTATGTACATTAAACTATAAACGTATCAGAGACATCTTAAAGATTCTAGTAACTATAActttttactaataatacCTTAACTACTAGGTTAAATAAGTAGGACAGTTAAGTAGGTACAAACTACGCTAATactaaattacataataaatgaaCAAAGCTCCGCATGTAGCATAACGATAGAAAAATTGGATAGAATATAAAGGTTTCTGCTGCCTCAGCAAGCTGGCCAGAGTTTCTGTAAACACCTTCACTTGGAAGATGTCCAAGGACTACAGCTTCCCTATTACGATATTTTGATCGTTCACTAATTCCTATGGCCTGAAAAAGTTTAACACTGACATCTTGTtcgaaactaaaaatattattatacaataattacaaacgACCTCAAACTGAACGGAAACAAGGATCGAAACCAGTTGTAtaagcaatttatatatataataaataactgcaATATAATTAACGGAGGTTAAATCCacgtttattgaaatattcaacatatatctagtaaaatattacaagtaaTATGTGTGTGTTGATCCAAAGATCATGAAAGACAAATATTCTAATGGTTTTAAACGTacctttttacttttatttcctTCAGCGATGAACacgatcaaaataaatatttatgaggctgctattattatttttgacctataataatattaaatgatatgatcaacattgttttataagacCTATTAATGAAAAGTGACTTGTAAATTAACGGGAAACTTGGTGAGCTTTGTAGTTGGCGGccgtattatttatataaaaagacagCCGCGAGCCCGCGTCGTTTTAGTAATAACTATGGCGGCTTTCAAAGAGGTCTGTTTATTtggatacatttttattaataattttatagtgcaATAATAACGTGCAATTAAATTCCATGTTAAGTGTACCAAGttaccatttatttttaaacattatttgtatatgtttggtatatatatatacatatatgtatacgtTACCAAATTACTTGAACTAACTACTTGAACTAACTTACTCTGCCagttatttgatttcaaaagaaaattcttCCGATCTATTCACTAGTTTGTGTTGTTTCAATTTTGACCAAGGAGGTTCtattggtaaaaatatatgtatatttcctACTTCCGTATTCtatgtttagtttattttatttcactgtatattttgtcttaatattttacgagATAGTTTTTTGATTCAGTTGTTGCTGCTATTCTATCGATTTGGTTCAATTTAtcggttaataaaattaatgcgatttaaaagctttttaaataacacaagTATGACCGAGAAAAATcgtcatataataaaagaaaattgaatGAACAAATACTTgattatagtaattaaaatttctacaaGATTTTCGTTTCAAGTTAAATTGTTtggttaaaattaacaatatcttTAGCTTACTCtacaaatataacttatactaGAGacctttgtaaatattaagtcTTTAATGATaaacgtaatttattattccaacCACCTAACATTGCTTGTTCGTGATTTAAGTTCAAGGTATTTTTCTAGGCCAGGTAAGTGTTTGACAGCTTTTGATATTatcatatacatttaaagGACGCTGATATAACTGTCACGAATTTACTGTCATATAGCTTATGGCTttaccaaataaattatatgtcaaGTTAACACGGACGTTGGAACTATACGTttctaagtaaaatataaaaacttgtacTAAGGGTGCTATAACTgtaggttaaaataaaaaataaataatgcgaAGATTTTTCGTAATCTTTTCTCAGgtggtaaaattttatcagcTATCTgatttattagtattaataaaataacctgaattttaataaccttAAGTTAAACCTTAGTTTATATCgagagtaaattttaattgtatatttttattcgtaatCGGATCAATGTTACTTGAAAGACAATGACATATTGTATGTCGACCTTATGTCGTGATTGTCATTAGCATTaagcaatgtattttttttattattatttttttaatttataatgtggcCTTCATCcttgcaaagacgtgcacagttattttatgtttttgaatttatttatcagtCTGTCAAGAGCCATagacaatgaaaatataatttcaacaacTTTTGAAGCTgtcatttaagtttattatcaTAGACAAATTGCccgtattaattttttaaagtttataatgttataattttagttataaatgtaaacaatttataagaaGACATAATTTGCTCAAAGAGTTTTTGTACTTATCTAAAAATTTCTCTACTTTTTAGGctgaatttttaaagataacattaattttattttatttgttaaactaATTCAGATCATGTACCTGCTATGTGTCGTGTTGGTTGCGGCCTCGGTGGACGCCAGGCCAAGCCCCGACAGCGCGGGTCATGTTCCCTTGCCCGGCCCTGGGCTGTCCTATGGTAAGACGCAGTATTGTATTATCCTTTAATCAACAACTTGTGTGAATAAACGTTTTGTTGTTAGGTTTAGACGTAACTCTAATATAGATTGTTATTCAGCTAATTCAGCTATTCATAGAAGCTATTTGTTGAGGACTTGAAGCgtgtagaattaaaaatagtcaAAATTTAGtattgtttagtttttgtGGATGCaatgtgtttataattttctttaattaagatACTTATCAACTTTttggtatattaaaaaaaaacaaaattgttttattttattttagaataatatccAAGTAAACAGGATATTTGTAAGTGTACTTCTATATTAATACCTATATGAATACTTACTTGTGTAACAGAAATTTAAACCGTTTGTGTTCCTCTCTCGTCTCGattcttttgttgtttgaaaaCCATGAGAACCATTACATATAAGTATTcaattttgttcataattgatgtatacattaataaaatatagatttatatgatattttattacttttcaagGCGGTATCCCCTACGGCAGTGTTAGCGGCAATGTTGCCGAATACTTCAGACAGGGTCCATCTATCGGCCATATCGGGAACCTCCACGGAGTAAACCAATACTtataatagatggcgctagttgtatatgtaattaatttattgtaactttattatatctcAATATAAAAGTGTGATGTTTTTGTTgtcttacttatatgtatcagcaaatagaaaaatcaattaatataaataaatagtcctCCGATGATCTTGTTATGATTTAAAAGACTAAAACCTAAGTTCTGagttctaaattaaaattttaagtttattgaaGTTGTTATTAAATCGATAActattactaaattaaaataatgttatcaatttaaatacagcaacaatctttgtttttagagaaaggatatatatatctgaggtgtttgaattttgaaaaatatttctcactaAGGCGAGACGTAGCAGATAGTTGATTGGCTTGCCTTATTAGCAgtcaatattagttttatgcaTAACTATGtgggtatattttatacagtcCCCTTAAcctgtaaattattaattttaaaacgttttagtaacaaataaaCCATTACAACGTACACACGTGTCTTCATTACGTATATTTCCGCACATTCTAAATTGAACCTTATCGCCATGAACAATTCCAATTGTCATTAATGTGGTACatattaaacatacatattactAAGAGATGTATAGGAATATAATGAGTTAATGGCATTCTcgtctgttttatttatcaataacagTACGCTTACCCCAAGTCTGTATAGTCACAGTAAATACGAAACGTTCATAgtgtcattcataaatcttggcaaattataatattaacgtgGGTTATTAAAAGAGGAACGGTAAACTCTGCGTACGAAGTGTGATTATTCAAACTTGTGTTAAGCAGTTCTCACGAGTATTGTTGTGTAGTTAgacgttaattaattattatatgcaaTTACGAGGTgctaaaaactttttataactattagtATCCACTACACTCTAAGCTTATACCAACGAATGttgcaatattattaaatagcacttaaataaatatacagattTGGAAATTACAGACTAATTAATGGGTACGATAAAAGATGACCAAGTCATTTTACGAGTCTTTAGAGCATGttagtatttatgtaataaaaacacagaCTTTACCTAAGTTGCcattttcgtataaaatattttgtataaaagaataaatgtgtattatgttttaagCAAATAATCTATGGGTTACAATATTTATGCCAGTCTTTTTATGGTAAAGGGGCCAAACGAGTAGACTACCTTCCTGGTGGGAAGTAGTTatgtcgcccatggacatttAGAACATagtgttgcggatgcgttgccagcCTAAGAAGGATGGAAGCATGATGATCATCCAATAACCATCCTGTCAAAGAGAATTGCCCTTGATCTTAACTGAGAAGCAGGTTTTGTGTTTCGCTTGCACGGAGTACGGAAGGGCATCCGATCCAATCCGCAGTTGAGGTTCGTCCTGGATCCCATGCCAATGAAACACGCTCAACACCTCAAAACCCACTTAGACTGAAGCAGGGCAAAAGGTTATTGCATACATCAACACCCCGGGGAAGAAAGGGTGGAAAAAGAAAGGTCAactggctctctcactcatcggacgaaacgctgacataaaggaaactttacgccgatcttctgtgagagggtggtacttcccgtgttgagccagcccatgttcgagctctAGTAACATGTTacttcgagctgtagtaataTGATCATGACCACAGCTGACTCTAACATTTTCTCAGaaaattttgacaattttttttattataaatggttTAAAGTTCAATCATGTAAATAGCATCAGAGTTGTGGTCCTTTGTCCCCTACTTTGTCTAATTGCcggaatcatatttttttgtaatagtatgcatttttatttcttttatcgaTTAGGTTATTCAATTTACCGTCACATAAAAGCTGGCAAAGATCTCATAATGTcgaaatatttctaattataactctttaaaaaatacatttttacttgTCTAGCTCAAAACGAAGTATATTCcacaaattttatagttttcaaagttatatattttatacaactaaCTAACAAGAACACATTGTCGTGATACAAAGTTCAGCTTTTTTCAATTCTAGTCTTTTGATTACAACCAAGGGTTTCTTTGTATTACTTAGTCCAATGACAGTTTAACAAAAATCCATATATGTGTACATATGTTGAGATAATTCGGTGAAATATTTCGCCAAcatgtaatttaagttttgagTAATGcagaaaattatgaattcaatagcgatataacatataatttaaatgaagtaaCAGATTAAGGTTGTGGGTCTACGGTCACGCATCAGAAAACGTAGCACAAGTCTGCATAGTCACACTACGTACGGAGCGTTtccctttttttaattcaatactaTAAGAAGCAAGGGTTTATGAATTAAACTGCCAACGCTAGTATGTAGAGTGACAATAAATATTGGGGGTAAGAATTATCTACGAATGATTAGAAAATCTCATGGTATTTtacgatattatttatgttttttttttaagtatttattagtgattttaagaaatagctgaattaataaataaactatacttCCAAATGGAACAGCAACAACAGTTCCAAATACCTCaaacagtatttattttactgagaatttaataatttaaacgattattaattaaaatatttgcagtAATAATGAAGGCAAAGGTCTCAACTGTCATGTTAGTAGTGAAGGCTGTGGAACATGTACAGTTGTGTTCATTGTTTCTTGTAGTAATTTTGCCAAGGTTGAATGCGATTTAGTGAGGGCcatggaattaatttaaagaggaactgaaaaaaaattgtcatttttaaaccgtattttttttttgtagtgtCTATTACTTGGTATTCTGGCTTGGGCcttacttttttgtttatggATAGTCTGTTTCTTTTAGTTTCGTGAAATAAAACGTAAACTATCGTAATACTAGAAATCTCGAATAGTCTGCTATCATTTTTGAATAAAGTGTCAGAAGTCCTTATGAATGTATGTCAATAATCTTTTTTCAAgtcaaaatttctttattaattaattagttttgtcaaaattatagtcctaatatatgtatatatataaaattctctatAGAATGGTTCCCATTCCTAACCAACATCGTGCCAAAAACTTATTGCCTTTTTATTGTAGGTGTATAGTTTTGATATGCccacaaaataacattttaataaagaatcaCAAGTTCTTTCCTACAGCAACGTTTTGAATAAGATCTGCCCTCTAGTCTTCCACCTACACTGGCTTTAATTTGACAATATTATCTGGTTtacattataaagtttaaatgtttgaaCTGTCACTAAAAACCGACCACTAGGACcggaaatgaaaaataactgctttatattagaatttgcaaaaaaaagaaattatagtaATCATGAGTGTGGTTGTATAAAGCAGAGTTGATATGATAAGTGGACTGTGCTGAACCAAATGAATCAAAATAACGAAGGTTTATGTTATATCCATTAAGAGAAAGCTGATTTTGCACCCAAATAAGATACATCCGTCAAGGAGTAGAGGAAGAAGAAGTAATATTAGAAGACGTGATTGTTAAGGTATCATTTAAACTCTATAAATTGGGTTAGAATAACTGTTATGtggtaataaaatgattttctatGAGCTCAGTCCAAATTTCAAAGGTTTGAATAAGTATGTGTACCATTTGGAGTAAGTCAATGTCtccttacatttttttaatttttatataggtatTACGTCCGCTAGATGAAACGTATAAGCAacagttttgaaaataatttatgatctaCGATTTCGCCCGGAAATAGATTAAATGAAGCCTACACACATTCTTGAGAAAACTCACAAACATCCGAACATGTTATCTTTGACCTTGAGTTTTTTTACCACAGGTGGtataatttcaatgataaGTTTTGACAATTTATTCTAACTGATGTAGACGAGTTTTCTAGAACATTCAGctctgtcaaaatattttcatttctgttATCCATTACGGTCTAAATGGTCGCGTTAGAGAAAATTTTGCACcttctaaattttatattgagttgaaaagtaatttatataacatatttatattataatcaaacaacatttatgaatgaataataaaagagaCGGTGCGAGCCAGCAGATTTTTAACAACCGCTAGGACGATAtcctaatatttaaacattagcCATTGACAGCTACAAGCCCCTATTAACCCATTAATCGAAATAATTTCTTTCTGAGAagcgtataaatattttcgtgtTTCGCTGGAAGTCCATACACGTACTCCTTAAAAGCGACAGAAAATTCATTGACAATTGTTTTACGATCATTGagatgtgaaaaaaataactctgATGACGCATAAAAGTGAGActtcgatatttttatactgcTCTAAGTTAAAGGATTTTGGTTCTTATGTTGacgtgataaattatttatcagctCGTCTGATGTGACCAAGAAAGGTATATCATCTTGTAATTCAAAGCACGAATATCCGCGGTATTTTTGAGCGGTCACTGTTACATATTTCGcattagaattatattataagtgaacaaATTTCAAAGAAAGGTGTTCTGACTTAATGATCTGtcgttttttgtttgtttcttccaaatagaaatgtaatttatattctcaaaTGTAACGCAGGTCGGGAATAATCGCTGGCTATCGTCTAACCTCTAACAAGGTTCGAAattgtttacatataaaataatattgaatcaGAACTTTTGTTTAATTCGTCCAAGAAATTTGCTAAATATTCaacatgaattattataaaatttacaaattatacatattaagtgtttttattacaCGTTACGTGTAAATGATATgtaattgtttacattttcagTATTTCAGCTTGTAATCATTGAACGACTCAATGCCAAATATAATTCGTGGACACGACGATGGAGGGGCCCTTGAGACAGGTTATGATTACCTCAGCAATTTGTTATACacactttaatatttgtttggtatcatcgattataattaaaatacacttgattgaatttatttcttcatataaaatatctataaacgATGTCATTTCAAATAGATTA is part of the Danaus plexippus chromosome 11, MEX_DaPlex, whole genome shotgun sequence genome and harbors:
- the LOC116765804 gene encoding uncharacterized protein LOC116765804, which gives rise to MAAFKEIMYLLCVVLVAASVDARPSPDSAGHVPLPGPGLSYGGIPYGSVSGNVAEYFRQGPSIGHIGNLHGVNQYL